One part of the Desulfonema ishimotonii genome encodes these proteins:
- a CDS encoding ABC transporter substrate-binding protein, which produces MINRYAGAVSLAASVFLITCFALSCGNPALAHDRPESPVLTIGVGRDFYDGPDSRAFLHGSTGTWEGLTYFDKEMRAAPWLAESWEHADDGKTWIFRLRKGVRFHDGTPMTSREVTASLRRISSHSKYDPAANYRHVVSITARGPGTIVFRLDRPVPYFPKLLAYYSSPVIHPSCFDEAGRLTKLIATGPYRIEKVRPGEAIRLSAFDGYWGKKPTYRQVVFKTIPDAQTRLMALMAGEIDVVADVGGILPEQAEELRAYPGIVLKQQEVATTHVMVFNCGKPPFRDRDFRLWFCGMLERGQLVDAFAGGAGVVARDPYTGLARDVAFGMIRPSAHPRPGRVPEGELVITLHGGVIQRWPYMEMAQIVQEKLREQGIAARIEIREAGAYHEGVKKGNFSLAIQPYTLMTGDPDFFYTYWIASDAPRNTGWHDAEADRLIRTARHEMVPDRRRDLYRRLEEIFSRNLPLLPLYHDVSLYAHRKTVGQFEMDHLFRPLLTEARPAGELP; this is translated from the coding sequence ATGATCAACCGATATGCCGGAGCGGTTTCACTGGCGGCCTCTGTTTTTCTGATCACCTGCTTTGCTCTGTCCTGCGGAAACCCGGCCCTGGCCCATGACCGGCCAGAGTCGCCGGTTCTGACCATCGGCGTGGGACGGGATTTTTACGACGGGCCTGACAGCCGGGCCTTTCTCCACGGCTCCACCGGGACATGGGAGGGGCTGACCTATTTTGATAAGGAGATGCGGGCCGCTCCCTGGCTGGCGGAATCATGGGAACATGCGGATGACGGCAAGACCTGGATCTTCCGCCTCCGGAAAGGGGTCAGATTTCATGACGGAACCCCCATGACCAGCCGGGAGGTGACAGCCTCCCTCCGGCGGATCAGCTCCCACAGCAAATACGACCCGGCCGCCAACTACCGGCATGTCGTGTCCATAACGGCCCGGGGTCCGGGAACAATAGTCTTCCGGCTGGACCGTCCCGTGCCCTATTTCCCCAAGCTGCTGGCCTATTATTCCAGCCCGGTCATCCACCCCTCATGCTTTGACGAAGCAGGACGGCTGACCAAGCTCATTGCCACCGGGCCGTACAGGATAGAGAAGGTGAGGCCGGGCGAGGCGATCCGGCTGTCGGCCTTTGACGGCTACTGGGGCAAGAAACCGACCTACAGGCAGGTGGTTTTCAAGACCATACCGGATGCCCAGACCCGGCTCATGGCCCTGATGGCCGGGGAGATCGACGTCGTGGCGGACGTGGGCGGCATTTTGCCGGAACAGGCCGAAGAACTCCGCGCATATCCCGGTATTGTTCTGAAGCAGCAGGAGGTGGCCACCACCCATGTGATGGTCTTCAATTGCGGAAAGCCGCCTTTCCGCGACCGGGATTTCCGGCTCTGGTTCTGCGGAATGCTGGAGCGGGGGCAACTGGTGGATGCCTTTGCCGGGGGGGCGGGCGTGGTGGCCCGCGATCCCTATACCGGCCTTGCCCGCGACGTGGCCTTTGGCATGATCCGTCCTTCGGCCCATCCCAGGCCCGGACGGGTCCCGGAAGGCGAACTGGTCATCACCCTCCACGGCGGAGTGATTCAGCGCTGGCCTTACATGGAGATGGCCCAGATCGTTCAGGAAAAGCTCCGGGAACAGGGCATTGCCGCCCGCATAGAGATCCGGGAGGCCGGGGCCTACCATGAGGGCGTAAAAAAGGGGAATTTCAGTCTGGCCATTCAGCCGTATACGCTCATGACCGGGGACCCGGATTTTTTCTATACCTACTGGATCGCCTCGGATGCGCCGCGCAATACCGGATGGCATGATGCGGAGGCAGACCGGCTCATCCGGACGGCCCGGCATGAAATGGTTCCTGACCGCCGCCGGGATCTGTACCGTCGGCTGGAAGAGATATTCAGCCGGAATCTTCCGCTGCTGCCCCTTTACCATGACGTGAGCCTTTACGCGCACAGGAAGACGGTCGGGCAGTTTGAGATGGACCATCTGTTCAGGCCCCTGCTCACAGAGGCCAGACCCGCCGGAGAGTTGCCATGA
- a CDS encoding TonB-dependent receptor, whose amino-acid sequence MKITWGRGFVLSLWMLTLLIGSVYDNCPALAETQKAVTLDGVTVTATKTEVDPESVPFTAHTVDRENIEAQPSHYMNNIGELIRDVPGVHVGQYYPWGPPWIHLRGTGYFIGRTIYLIDGLPTHSFLSTAIHPNDVEQVDVVLGPSSALYGPNASGGVVNTITREGREGMGAKAEIAYGSNNTVRPHASVGDKVGNWGYYFSYSGDYSDGFKMKPVDGMMDLYNLGKKQYIRTASWEDNEYEHTYLAGKVSWKGDSGTRFSLGTNYARRYLYGGQNNNILNDDGDQYVTTAKFETPLSTWGKVKLSVGHHYDDHPQQDTAGIKVVDGVPVLDDTITYTTDWTREIIPVDLQTDLYLGEHNVLTVGAFWSNETEKKEQTLWANGNTKYKSELNTEQTALYLQDQMFLMDDRLSLLAGVRYDHWEYYDIFDSGSTNQRPDDISKDHTTVRGGARYHFNDNLSFRTSVGTAFWPGLAKWFFQNITTGANQREANPGLDPEKTVMGDLGMDLNLPQWGTCINITGYYGEIDDMVSYSYDENPDVPGGSIVRSRNLGGAEIYGLELQLRQQLSQHLWFLGSLTLNHSRIKDDPKNDGNQLRNAPDYFGSLGLRYLNPELVNGEVLFRFSDDRFYDDNNTDLPYFHMESYETVDVKIWRDWKLSPEWVLTTSLSAVNLTDEEYATEIVYVNPGRYVEGAVGVKYLF is encoded by the coding sequence ATGAAAATTACGTGGGGAAGAGGCTTTGTTTTATCTCTGTGGATGCTGACACTGCTGATCGGATCGGTATATGATAATTGTCCCGCACTGGCAGAGACGCAAAAGGCGGTGACGCTGGACGGTGTTACGGTGACGGCCACCAAAACCGAGGTGGACCCGGAGAGCGTCCCCTTTACGGCCCATACGGTGGACCGGGAAAACATCGAGGCCCAGCCCAGCCACTATATGAACAACATCGGCGAGCTGATCCGGGATGTGCCGGGCGTGCATGTGGGCCAGTATTATCCCTGGGGTCCCCCCTGGATACATCTGCGGGGCACCGGCTATTTCATAGGCCGCACCATCTATCTGATTGACGGCCTTCCCACCCATTCCTTCCTCTCAACGGCCATCCATCCCAACGATGTGGAACAGGTCGATGTGGTTCTGGGCCCCTCATCGGCCCTTTATGGCCCCAATGCCTCCGGCGGCGTGGTCAACACCATCACCCGCGAGGGCCGGGAGGGGATGGGGGCCAAAGCCGAAATCGCATACGGGTCCAACAACACGGTCCGGCCCCATGCCAGCGTGGGCGACAAGGTGGGGAACTGGGGGTATTATTTCTCCTATTCCGGCGACTACTCGGACGGCTTTAAAATGAAACCCGTGGACGGCATGATGGACCTGTACAACCTGGGCAAGAAACAGTATATCCGGACGGCATCCTGGGAGGATAACGAGTACGAGCATACCTACCTGGCCGGAAAGGTTTCCTGGAAAGGCGACAGCGGCACCCGGTTTTCCCTGGGCACCAACTACGCCCGGCGCTATCTTTACGGAGGCCAGAACAACAATATCCTCAACGACGACGGCGACCAGTATGTGACCACGGCCAAATTCGAGACCCCCCTCAGCACCTGGGGAAAGGTCAAACTCTCTGTGGGCCACCACTACGATGACCACCCCCAGCAGGACACTGCGGGCATCAAGGTCGTTGACGGCGTGCCGGTGCTGGATGATACCATCACCTATACCACCGACTGGACACGGGAGATCATACCGGTGGATCTCCAGACCGACCTGTACCTGGGCGAGCATAACGTGCTGACGGTCGGTGCCTTCTGGAGCAATGAAACCGAGAAAAAAGAACAGACATTGTGGGCAAACGGAAATACCAAATACAAATCCGAGCTGAATACCGAGCAGACCGCCCTCTATTTGCAGGACCAGATGTTTTTAATGGATGACCGGCTTTCCCTGCTGGCCGGGGTCCGGTATGACCACTGGGAATACTATGACATCTTCGATTCCGGCTCCACCAACCAGCGCCCGGACGATATTTCAAAGGACCACACCACCGTCCGGGGCGGTGCCCGATACCATTTCAACGACAATCTCTCCTTTCGGACATCGGTCGGCACAGCCTTCTGGCCGGGGCTGGCCAAATGGTTCTTTCAGAACATTACCACGGGGGCCAATCAGCGGGAGGCCAATCCCGGTCTGGACCCGGAAAAGACCGTTATGGGGGATCTGGGGATGGACCTGAATCTCCCCCAGTGGGGAACCTGCATCAATATTACCGGCTATTACGGTGAGATCGACGACATGGTTTCCTACAGCTATGATGAAAATCCCGATGTGCCGGGCGGTTCCATTGTCCGGTCCCGGAACCTGGGCGGGGCGGAAATTTACGGCCTTGAGCTTCAGTTGCGCCAGCAGCTCTCCCAGCATCTCTGGTTTCTGGGCTCTCTGACCCTGAACCACTCCCGGATCAAGGATGACCCGAAAAACGACGGCAACCAGCTCCGCAACGCGCCCGACTACTTCGGCAGCCTGGGCCTGCGCTATCTCAACCCCGAGCTGGTGAACGGCGAGGTGCTCTTCCGCTTCTCGGACGACCGGTTTTATGACGACAATAATACGGACCTGCCCTATTTCCACATGGAATCCTATGAGACGGTGGATGTCAAGATCTGGCGCGACTGGAAGCTGAGTCCCGAATGGGTGCTGACCACCAGCCTTTCTGCCGTAAACCTTACGGATGAGGAATATGCCACCGAGATCGTCTATGTCAATCCGGGCCGGTATGTGGAAGGGGCCGTGGGCGTAAAATACCTGTTCTGA